The following coding sequences are from one Hydra vulgaris chromosome 04, alternate assembly HydraT2T_AEP window:
- the LOC136079439 gene encoding uncharacterized protein LOC136079439: protein MEHLESAYKWRILEFNIKRRTGVDHLNEDLFKKEKRRWRIILKCIVKAAPSDTRWEYRFESIKAVKYQIKEISLALDELKNTYLDCETLAASLIKQIHSYEFIVLTTIWYHLLSKLHIFSQLLQRKDMAISIALQHSSAMLLSLDDFKNNFEEIIKEARESSVAINVIAQFTERPSRDTQILTSRNNECLDKSPEPSLPLPKRRVHDIPDNDIEPSEEEIEPIECCEDIDIYDLIPEIDDECNHLTITDEDKFKQYCFYKLIDIVKDSLQERFESYNSLNEIFGFLFDNKKLKTMNTNEFNANCTNLVKHLEGDIEEVEFKNELSILKYILEDNYTIIQNFQFILERNLEELYSNVCIVYRIILTIPITVAHCERSFSKLKSIENYLRSTMSQEKLSGLAILSIENAAARTIDYNDIIDEFAS, encoded by the exons ATGGAACATCTTGAATCAGCGTATAAATGGCGAATTCtagaatttaatattaaacgTAGAACAGGAGTAGACCATCTCAATGAAGATTTGTTCAAGAAAGAAAAACGAAGGTGGcgaataattttgaaatgtataGTAAAAGCG GCGCCCAGCGATACTCGATGGGAGTATCGCTTTGAAAGTATAAAAGCCGTGAAATACCAGATTAAAGAAATTAGTCTTGCGCTAGATGAACTTAAAAATACCTACCTAGATTGTGAAACTCTTGCTGcatctttaataaaacaaatacattCTTATGAATTTATTGTATTAACAACAATTTGGTATCACTTGTTATCAAAGCTTCACATTTTTAGCCAATTGCTTCAGCGAAAAGATATGGCAATTAGTATTGCATTACAACATTCAAGTGCTATGCTGTTATCGcttgatgattttaaaaacaatttcgaagaaattataaaagaagCACGGGAGTCATCGGTTGCAATAAATGTAATAGCACAGTTCACTGAACGGCCTTCTCGTGATACGCAAATATTAACAAGTAGAAACAATGAATGTCTTGATAAATCACCAGAACCTAGTTTACCATTACCAAAGCGGAGAGTAC ATGATATACCAGATAATGATATTGAACCGTCAGAAGAAGAAATTGAACCAATTGAATGCTGTGAAGATATTGATATATATGATCTCATTCCTGAAATTGATGATGAGTGTAACCATCTAACTATAACTGATgaagataaatttaaacaatattgtttttataaattaatcgATATTGTAAAAGATTCATTGCAAGAACGATTTGAATCgtataattctttaaatgaaattttcgGTTTTCTTTTCGATAATAAGAAGCTAAAAACTATGAATACAAATGAATTCAATGCTAATTGTACAAATCTGGTCAAGCACTTAGAAGGCGATATTGAAGAAGTGgaatttaaaaatgaactttctattttaaaatatattttagaagataattatactattatacagaattttcaattcattttaGAAAGGAATTTGGAAGAATTATATTCAAATGTATGTATCGTATAtcgaataattttaacaataccCATTACTGTTGCTCATTGTGAACGAtcgttttcaaaattaaaatcaattgaaaattaTCTACGGTCTACTATGTCGCAGGAAAAACTTTCTGGATTAGCAATACTGTCAATTGAAAATGCAGCAGCCAGAACAATTGATTACAATGACATAATTGATGAATTTGCCAGCTAA